CCACGAATCCTTCAATAAGCCGGAATGGCTGCTGGATGACAACGTCCACCCCAATGCCAATGGGGCATACGAACTGGCAGCCATTATTGCGAAATCAATCAGACCGGCCAGCGGCAACGAAACACCCGCCAACAGTTCCAATTCGGCAGACATTTCCAGCAGTTCCTCTGCAAATAACGTATCGGACAACGAAGAAACAGGAATTTTGCACGAGACCACGGCCTTAAAAACCTACACCGGAGACGTCTCTATTTTTGATTTGAATGGGAATTACATCAAAAAGGTATACGCAAACGGTTCTTTAGACATAAAGATTGGCCATAAAGGAACGTTTATTGTGAAAGCGGGACGGAATACGCAGAAAATTATCCTAAAATAATTGCTATTATTACATCCGAAAATTTTTATCTAACCGAGGCATAAAATGCTTGACATTAAGAAGATCCGCGAAAATCCGGAATATTATATTGCTGAAACCGAAAAGAAGTATACTACCGTGAGCCTGCGCGATGTTCTCGCCATCGACGAAGAACGCCGCCCCCTCCTCACCGAAGTGGAACGCCTCAAGAGCGAACGTAACGCTCAGTCCAAGCTCATTGGTGAACTGAAGAAGAAGGGCGAAAATGCCGACGCCGCCCAGGCCGCTACCCGCGAACTGGGCAACAAGATCGACGAAATGGACAAGAAGCTGAAGGATCTGGAATACAAGCAGACCGAAATGCTCATGCACGTCCCCAACATCGCTCCCCGCTCCATCGAAGGTAAGGACTCCAGCGACAATAAGGTCGAAAAGGACGGTCCGATTCCTTTCGACTACTACACCAAGAACGATGACTTCGCCCGCGTCGACCACAAGACCCTCGGCGAACGTCTTGGCATTTTCGACTTTGAACGTGGCGCAAAGATTTCCGGTTCCGGCTTCCCGGTCTACCGCGGTCTCGGTTCCCGCCTGGAACGCGCCCTCATCCAGTTCTTCCTGGACGAACACCAGAAGGCTGGCTTCGAAGAATTCACTCCTCCGTACCTGGTAACCCGTAACACCATGCGTGGTACCGGTCAGCTCCCCAAGTTCGAAGAAGACATGTACCGCTGCGACAAGGATGACGACCTGTTCCTCATTCCGACCGCAGAAGTTCCTCTGACCAACCTGTACTCTGGCGAAGTGATTCCCGAATCCGAACTGCCCAAGCGCATTTGCGCCTACTCCGCTTGCTTCCGTCGTGAAGCAGGTTCCTACGGTAAGGACACCCGCGGCCTTCTCCGTCTCCACCAGTTCAACAAGGTTGAAATGGTTTACTTCGCTCATCCGGAACACTCCTACGAAGATCACGAAGAACTGACCCGCTTTGGCGAAATGCTTTTGGAAAAGCTGGGCCTCCCCTACCACCGTCTGGCACTCTGCAAGGGCGACCTCGGCTTTGGTGCAGCAAAGTGCTACGACCTGGAAGTCTATGCTCCGGTGGAAAAGAAGTGGCTCGAAGTTTCTTCCTGCTCCAACTTCGAAGACTACCAGGCACGTCGCGCAGGCATCAAGACCAAGATCAACGGCAAGAACACCTTCATCCACACCTTGAACGGTTCTGGCCTTGCTACTCCTCGCGTGATGGTTGGCATCTGCGACAACTACCAGCAGAAGGACGGCTCCCTGTTGATTCCTGAAGTGCTGCGTCCCTACATGGGCGGCATGGAAAAGATTGAGCCTAAGAAGTAATCACTTCGTTAGACCAATTTACAAAGGCGAAATTCCCTAGGGAGTTCCGCTTTTGTTTTGTAAAAAAAACACAAATAAAATCGTTTTTTGTTGATAAATGCTACAAAAAAGCCCGTAATGTTTTTTTTCTTCTCCGTAACCTCGAAAAAAAGCAAATTATATGCTAAATTGTAGCTCAAACTAATTAAGGAGTATATATGAATTTCAAACTCGTTTCCGTTGCTGCAGCTCTTGCAGTTTCCGCAGCCGTCGCTCAGGACTATGACGACGAATATGAAGAAGCAGCCCCCGCCGCTGCCGAAGAACAGGCTGAAGCCGCTCCGGCACCTGCTCCGGCACCCGCAGCTCCCGCTGTAGAAGATTCCTGGGACAAGACTGCAGAAGCAGCTCCCGCACAGGCAGCCGCAGCTCCTGCAACCGGTTTCAACGTTCTGCATGCCAATGCCTATAACGCTGTAGGCAACGAAGCTGCTGCAGCTACCATCAATGGCGATATGTCTATGCCTCACAAGATGGCAGGCCGTACCCTCTTGTACGTTCAGCCGTCTGCAAGAGAAGGCGTTGTCTCTCTCGCTAGCGGTGGCATGACCTACTTGATGCAGTACACCAACAACGGCGGCCCCGCAATGCTCACCGCCGGTATCGCAACTGGTGGCCTCGGTGTTACCGTTGATTTGGCTCTGAGCAAGACCTTCACCTCCCACGAAGTTTCCACTCAGGCAGGCACCGCTGAATCTGACGCCTCTACCACCGGCGCAGGCGACAACATCGGCGTGAACTTCTCTATGAACCTGGGCGCATTGGAATTCGGCGCACACGCATTCTGGGAAACCTTCCAGGATGAAACCGACACCGAAAACGATCAGACTGAAGTCGACCGCGACTATTGGGATATCGGAATTTCTGCCGTCGTTTCTAACGCACCTTCCGCCAAGAGCCTCGCCTGGTCTGCAGGTCTTTCTCTCATCCGCCATGCAAGCACCGAAGAAACCTCTACCGGAAACCAGTCTACCGAAGTCACCAACCCGGAATCCAGATTCACAATCACCCCCAACTTCAACCTTGCATTCCCCGTTGCAAGCGTAGCTAACGCTCAGCTGTTCCTCGGTACCAACACCTACCTCCCCATCGTGATGTACGATGAAATCAAGGATGATGACTCCAAGAACAACCGTTCTGAATTCGGTCTCTACACTACCCCCAACATGCTGGCAGAAATCACCCTGAACGACAACTGGATGTTCTTCGGTGGCGCAAGCTTCACTTGGGTCATCTTCGACCGTCTCGGCGAAGAAAACAAGGCTAACCTCCATACCGAAGACGATTCCACCATTCGTCTTGCAACTTCCACTGCATACGCAAACGCTGGTGCTCGTTTCTCCTTCAAGAACTTCGTCCTCGAAGCTTCTGTTAGCCAGACCAGTTCCCTGGATAACTTCGCAGGAAACCTGGGTGCCTTCATCCACTTCTAATTTGAGGTTGTCATGAAAGTTCTCGTAACAATCGCTGTCGCCACCGCCATGGCCGCCTTCGTTGGCTGCTCCGGTGATGGTGATGTGTCCAAGGCCTCCGGCAACTTCCAGGAAACCATTCCTAGCAGTCCTACCGAAGACGTCCCTGCAGCAGGTGACGAAGATTTTGACGGCGGAAGCAACGCAAATTTCGTCAACTGCAGTGCAAACGGTGAAGACTTCTCCATTTGCGTCGAAGCCTCTGAAGAAATCTACAACCAGTACGGTGCCTTCTGCGAAGCATTCGAAGGAAGCAAGGGTTCTGGTAAGTGCACCAACAAGGGCAGCAAGTCCTGCCAAATCAAAGGTGCCACTGTATACGTAGGTGGTGAAGCAGCCGAATCCTCCTGCGCAGAACTCGAATTGATTGTAAACGCAGTAATTTCCGGCCTATACGATTGGGAATAAGTATTTTACTTTAAATCGAATCGTTTAAACGTCAAAAATGGGACTGGTGAAAACCGGTTCCATTTTTTTTGTGCAATCTTTTCTAAAATTAGGCCCATGGTTTTAAATGTTATCTGGCTTGTATTCTTTTTTGGTGCATTCGTCGCCTGTATCGTTCAATGGTTGGCCTTCGGCGACACCGGAATTTTCAACAAAGCCATTTTGGGCGCATTCGACATGTCCAAGACAGCCTTCGAAATAGCCATCGGCCTCACCGGCATTCTCAGCCTCTGGCTTGGCATTCTGAAGATTGGTGAAAAGGCTGGTGCCGTGCAGATTCTCGCCAAGATCGTGCAGCCGCTGTTCAGCCGACTGTTCCCCCAGATTCCCAAGGGTCACCCTGTGGTGGGCACCATGCTCATGAACATCAGCGCCAACATGCTGGGCCTCGACAATGCGGCCACCCCCATGGGCCTTAAGGCCATGAAGGAACTGCAGGAAATCAACCCCAACGAAGACAAGTCCGTGGCAAGCGACTCCCAGATCATGTTCCTGGTGCTGAACGCCAGCGGGTTGACCTTGATCCCTGTCAGCATCATGACGTACCGCGCCCAGATGGGAGCGGCCAACCCCAGTGACGTATTCCTCCCCCTGCTGCTCTCTACATTCTTCAGTACCATCGCGGGCATCGTAGCCTTGAGCTTTTTCCAGAAGGTGAAGCTGAAGGACCCTGTAACGGTAGCATGGCTCGGCGGTCTTTCGGCCTGCGTTATCGCCATCATGGTCTACTTCAGCCACCTGACAGCAGAAGCCATTGGCGCCAGCAGCCTGTTCATTAGCGGTTTCGTGCTGTTCGGCGTTATCGTGGCCTTTTTGGGTCTGGCCTGCTACAAGAAAGTGCAGGCTTACGAAGCCTTCGTAGAAGGCGCCAAGGACGGCTTCCACACCGCCGTCATGATCATTCCCAACCTGGTAGCAATCCTTGTAGGCGTTGCGGTGTTCCGTGCCAGCGGCGCCATGGACCTCTTGATGAACGGCATCGCCGCCCTGCTGAACATGATCGGTGTCGGCAGCGATGTGGTTCCGGCCCTGCCCACCGCCATCATGAAACCCCTTAGCGGAAGCGGTGCCCGCGGCATGATGATCGACGCCATGAAGACCTTGGGCCCCGACAGTTTCGCCGGCCGCCTAAGCTGCATGTTCCAGGGAGCCGCCGACACCACCTTCTACATCATCGCAGTCTACTTCGGTTCCGTAGGCGTCAAGAAGACCCGCCACGCCGTGACCTGCGCCCTGATTGCCGATGCCGTGGGCGTTATGGCAGCCATCGCCATCGCCTACATCTTCTTCCCGCCGATGTAGCGGTTCCGTAGGCAGTTCACGTCAGCGTTATAGACGCTCCTATTGCTCCATAAACTTTAAAAGGGTTCCGCAGTTGCGGAGCCCTTTGTTTAAAAGTATGCTTTTCTATTCTGACTCTCACCCCAAAAAAGGCGAAGCCTATTTCAAATTAAATCGCGCCAGAGGCCTGGGCAATAAGCAATCCAAGGTAACCCACATATATGGCCAGCAAGACACCGCCGGCAATGCGGTTAATGCGGCCATCGCCCTTGCGGCGGAAGCCCAGCACCAGCAGCGACAGGGTGAGTACAGCCATCAGGGGAAGGTCGCGGGTCACCATGTCTCGTTCCACGGCTTCCATGGGGTCCAGGGTTGCGGCGATGCCCACCACCATCAGGGTGTTGAACAGGTTGGAGCCGATAATGTTTCCTACGGCCAGGTCGTCTTCGCCTTTGCGGGCGGCGGCAATGGAGCTGGCCAGTTCCGGCAAA
This genomic stretch from Fibrobacter sp. UWH6 harbors:
- the serS gene encoding serine--tRNA ligase → MLDIKKIRENPEYYIAETEKKYTTVSLRDVLAIDEERRPLLTEVERLKSERNAQSKLIGELKKKGENADAAQAATRELGNKIDEMDKKLKDLEYKQTEMLMHVPNIAPRSIEGKDSSDNKVEKDGPIPFDYYTKNDDFARVDHKTLGERLGIFDFERGAKISGSGFPVYRGLGSRLERALIQFFLDEHQKAGFEEFTPPYLVTRNTMRGTGQLPKFEEDMYRCDKDDDLFLIPTAEVPLTNLYSGEVIPESELPKRICAYSACFRREAGSYGKDTRGLLRLHQFNKVEMVYFAHPEHSYEDHEELTRFGEMLLEKLGLPYHRLALCKGDLGFGAAKCYDLEVYAPVEKKWLEVSSCSNFEDYQARRAGIKTKINGKNTFIHTLNGSGLATPRVMVGICDNYQQKDGSLLIPEVLRPYMGGMEKIEPKK
- a CDS encoding nucleoside recognition domain-containing protein, whose product is MVLNVIWLVFFFGAFVACIVQWLAFGDTGIFNKAILGAFDMSKTAFEIAIGLTGILSLWLGILKIGEKAGAVQILAKIVQPLFSRLFPQIPKGHPVVGTMLMNISANMLGLDNAATPMGLKAMKELQEINPNEDKSVASDSQIMFLVLNASGLTLIPVSIMTYRAQMGAANPSDVFLPLLLSTFFSTIAGIVALSFFQKVKLKDPVTVAWLGGLSACVIAIMVYFSHLTAEAIGASSLFISGFVLFGVIVAFLGLACYKKVQAYEAFVEGAKDGFHTAVMIIPNLVAILVGVAVFRASGAMDLLMNGIAALLNMIGVGSDVVPALPTAIMKPLSGSGARGMMIDAMKTLGPDSFAGRLSCMFQGAADTTFYIIAVYFGSVGVKKTRHAVTCALIADAVGVMAAIAIAYIFFPPM